One genomic window of Ignavibacteriota bacterium includes the following:
- the hydE gene encoding [FeFe] hydrogenase H-cluster radical SAM maturase HydE produces MSDEIKRVEAILREAEEGKAPGFDDVCFLLTMRDEEAERSLLAGAYRIKERIIGRKVFFRGLIEVSNICVKDCLYCGIRKSNRSVERYMMKEAEILAAADFAFRNRYGSIVLQSGERSDAHFVDFIEDIIAKIKQRSDGALGITLSLGEQSEETYRRWFAAGAHRYLLRIETSSPELYRRLHPADHNFEKRRQCLALLKHCGYQVGTGVMIRLPFQTYEDLARDILFFRETDVDMIGMGPYLPSSNTPLADEPPASFPIDMDPYRLAIRMIAVTRVALRDVNIAATTALQALKPFGREMGLKAGANIIMPNVTDTMYRPSYQLYDNKPCTDENADDCVSCLESRILDIDEEIGYGEWGDSRHFRARGA; encoded by the coding sequence ATGTCGGATGAAATAAAACGTGTCGAGGCGATTCTGCGTGAAGCGGAAGAGGGGAAGGCGCCCGGTTTCGATGATGTGTGTTTTCTGTTGACGATGCGCGACGAGGAGGCCGAACGGTCGTTGCTCGCTGGCGCGTACCGCATCAAGGAGCGGATCATCGGCAGAAAAGTGTTTTTCCGCGGACTCATCGAGGTCAGCAACATCTGCGTGAAGGACTGCCTCTACTGCGGCATCCGCAAAAGCAATCGCTCGGTGGAGCGGTACATGATGAAGGAAGCCGAGATCCTTGCAGCCGCCGATTTTGCGTTTCGGAACCGGTATGGATCGATTGTGCTGCAATCGGGTGAACGCAGCGACGCACACTTCGTCGATTTCATCGAGGATATCATCGCAAAGATCAAACAGCGGAGTGACGGCGCCCTCGGCATCACCCTTTCGTTGGGTGAGCAGAGCGAGGAAACGTACCGCCGCTGGTTCGCGGCCGGCGCGCATCGCTACCTGCTGCGTATCGAGACGTCGAGCCCGGAACTCTACCGCCGCCTGCATCCAGCGGATCACAACTTCGAGAAGCGCAGGCAATGTCTTGCGCTGCTCAAACACTGCGGCTATCAGGTCGGGACCGGCGTGATGATACGTCTTCCATTCCAGACCTACGAGGATCTTGCGCGCGACATTCTCTTTTTCCGTGAGACCGACGTCGACATGATCGGCATGGGACCGTATCTGCCCAGCAGCAACACGCCGCTGGCGGATGAGCCCCCGGCCTCGTTTCCCATCGATATGGATCCGTATCGGCTCGCCATCCGGATGATCGCCGTGACACGTGTTGCGCTGCGCGACGTGAACATCGCCGCGACCACCGCGCTGCAGGCGTTGAAGCCCTTCGGCCGCGAGATGGGCCTGAAGGCGGGCGCAAACATCATCATGCCGAACGTCACGGACACGATGTACAGGCCCTCGTACCAGCTCTACGACAACAAACCCTGCACCGACGAAAACGCGGACGATTGTGTGAGCTGCCTAGAGTCGCGCATCCTCGACATCGACGAGGAAATCGGGTACGGAGAATGGGGCGACTCGCGCCACTTCCGCGCCCGCGGCGCCTAA
- a CDS encoding c-type cytochrome, with the protein MAQKTFRILPALCITASFVAGCAGQRPNGEEIFLTGRNAAGLAIESDLDRSELADPAMQIACATCHGDDRAGRSQPIPALGPFTAPAITPADLAAPTERRPAYTRATLRAAITEGRNPAGKGLHYPMPRWNIADPDLADLVAWLLPDTER; encoded by the coding sequence ATGGCACAGAAAACTTTCCGCATACTCCCCGCGCTTTGTATCACGGCATCATTCGTCGCGGGCTGCGCGGGGCAGCGGCCCAATGGCGAGGAGATTTTCCTCACCGGCCGCAACGCCGCGGGTCTGGCGATCGAGAGCGATCTCGACCGCAGCGAACTAGCAGATCCCGCGATGCAGATCGCCTGCGCAACCTGCCACGGCGACGACCGCGCGGGTCGTTCACAACCGATACCCGCACTCGGGCCCTTCACCGCGCCTGCCATCACGCCGGCCGACCTTGCGGCACCGACCGAGCGCCGTCCCGCCTATACACGCGCCACGCTGCGCGCGGCAATCACCGAGGGACGCAATCCGGCGGGAAAAGGACTGCATTATCCGATGCCGCGGTGGAACATCGCGGACCCGGATCTCGCGGATCTTGTCGCCTGGCTTCTGCCCGACACGGAGCGCTGA